Genomic DNA from Chloroflexota bacterium:
AGGGCAGGTGGACGTTCACACGGCGCTCGGCAAGGGCACAACATTCGACCTGACTCTGCCACTCACCCTCGCCACGACCCAGGAATTGCTCGTCCAGGTTGCCGACCAAACCTTCGGCATTCCAATCTCGGCGGTCGAGCGGATTCTACGCATCAGTAAAAAAGATATTGCCGCCGTGTCGGGGCGTCGCGCCGTCGTGGTGGACGACGAACCGGTGTCGCTTGTGCCGCTCGCTCAAGTACTCGAACTGCAAAATGACGAGCAACAAGTTAGCACGGACGGCAAGATGCCTATCGTGATCCTGGGATCGGGACGCAAGCGCGTCGCGTTCCTTGTGGATGCGGTCGTCGGTCAACAGGAGAGCGTCGTCAAGAGTCTGGGTAAACAACTGGCGCGCGTGCGAAACGTTGCCGGCGCAACCATCCTGGGTTCCGGCAAAGTGGTGATGACGCTCAACCCGATGGACTTGGTCAAGTCTATTCGCGGCGCGCAGAATCACGCCGTTGCCGCGCCGGCGAAAACGAAAAAGACCAAGCAAGCCGCGATCCTCGTCGTGGATGATTCGCTCAGCACGCGCACACTCGAAAAAAATATTCTCGAAACGGCGGGATATAAAGTGACGGTGGCGACGGATGGCGTCGAAGCGTTGAGCGTGCTCAGTTCCAACGGCGGCTACGATCTCGTCGTCTCCGATGTGTTGATGCCGCGCATGGACGGTTTGCAGTTGACCGCGAGCATCAAAAAAGATCCGAACCTGAAAAAGATTCCAGTCGTGCTCGTCACGTCGCTCGATTCGCAAAAGGATCGCGAGAGCGGCTTGGAAGTGGGCGCAGACGCGTACCTCGTCAAAAGCAATTTCGATCAGAGTAATCTGTTGGACACCGTAGCGCAGTTGATCTAGAAATTGGACATTAGCTAGTGAAGGTTGGAGCGAAATACACTCGATCCAACCAACGAGGACAAACACGTGATTCGCGTATTGATCGTGGATGATTCCGCCGTTTTACGGCAGAGCACCAAATTCATCTTGGAAAGCGATCCCGAACTCAAAGTGGTTGGCGAAGCCGCAAACGGCGCGGATGCCGTGACCCAGGTCGCGCGCTTGAAACCTGATGTGATCACGATGGACCTGCACATGCCCAAGATGGATGGGCTGGAAGCGATTCGTGAAATTATGGCGCAATACCCGGCGCCGATCATCGTGGTTACCGGCGTTGATTTCGAGCGCGAGATCGGCGTTTCCACACAAGCCACCCGGCTGGGCGCGGTGTCGGTGATGCGCCGTCCTGACAGCATCACAAGTGGGGATTACAAATCGTTTGCCGCGCAATTGATTCGCCAGGTCAAGGCGATGAGTTCGGTCAAGGTTGTGCGTCACGCGCGGTCGCTCGGTGTATCGTCGGTGTTGCCAATGGCAAGCAACCCAGGAACGCCGAGATTGGCGGCGGTGGAAAGCGCGCCGGTCAAAACGCAAATTGTCGCAATCGGGTCTTCGACCGGCGGACCGGCGGCGCTCCATCAAGTGTTGCGCGCGATGCCCAAAAATTTTGCGGTGCCGATCTTGATCGTGCAACACATTTCGTTCGGGTTTGTGGACGGCTTGGCATCGTGGCTGAACGACGCGTGCGCGCTCCACGTCCAAGTGGGTCGCGCCGGCGAACGCGTCGAACCGGGCAAGGTGTACATTGCGCCGGATGATCGGCACATGATCGTAGACCGGTTTTCGCGCATCGGATTGAGCGAGAATCCACCCGTCGGCGGACATCGCCCGGCAGTGACCGCGCTGTTTCAATCCGTCGCGCAAGCATTCGGCGCGAGCGCGCTCGCGGTGATTCTCACCGGGATGGGCGCGGACGGCGCGGTGGGCATGAAAGTGTTGCGCGACGCCGGC
This window encodes:
- the cheB gene encoding chemotaxis-specific protein-glutamate methyltransferase CheB, which codes for MIRVLIVDDSAVLRQSTKFILESDPELKVVGEAANGADAVTQVARLKPDVITMDLHMPKMDGLEAIREIMAQYPAPIIVVTGVDFEREIGVSTQATRLGAVSVMRRPDSITSGDYKSFAAQLIRQVKAMSSVKVVRHARSLGVSSVLPMASNPGTPRLAAVESAPVKTQIVAIGSSTGGPAALHQVLRAMPKNFAVPILIVQHISFGFVDGLASWLNDACALHVQVGRAGERVEPGKVYIAPDDRHMIVDRFSRIGLSENPPVGGHRPAVTALFQSVAQAFGASALAVILTGMGADGAVGMKVLRDAGGITLAQDQASCVVFGMPKEAIALGAVRHIVPLDRIAQRIQELVVV